The nucleotide window CCGACAACGACTTCACCAACCGCAACACCACGTTCATGACCTGGAACCTGCTGCACCTCGCCCGGATGCTCAGGGACGCCGGCGGCATCCCCGCACACGGCAACCAGCGCAGCGAGTGGGACGCCGGCTGCCGCTTCGACTTCGCCAACCCCGAATACCGGTGACCGCCGCCGCCCGCGGAGCTATCGGCGGTTCTCGTCGATGGTCTCCAGGACCTCCGGGGCGGTGACGGTCAGCAGTTTCTGGCAGGTGTTGCGAAGCTGGTCCAGCTCCTCGGCGGTGAGCACGTCGACCACGGTGCGCCGCACCTCGCGGACGTGGGCCGGGGCGATCCGGGCGACTCTCGCCATCCCCGCGTCGGTGAGCACCGCCTCGACCGCGCGGGGGTCGCCGGGGCACTGCCGGCGTTCCACCCAGCCGGCCCTCTCCAGGCGGCTCACGGCGTGTGACAGCCGGGACGGCGAGCCGTTCGCCAGCTGCGCGAGGACGGCCATCTGCATGGCCCGGCCGGGGCGCACGGACAGGCCGGACAGGATCGAGTACTCGAAGAAGTTGACGCACGCGTCCCGCTTGAGCTGGGCGTCGATCGTCGCGGGCAGCGCCGTCAGCACCCCGGCCAGATGCAGCCAGGCCTGCAACTCGTCGGCGGAGAGCCATGGGGTGTCGTCGCTCACAGGCGCAGCATAAGGGTATTGAACATTCAATCCAACCGTGACAACCTCAGTTGAACATTCAATCTCGACGAGGAGCTCCCCGTGACCCTTCTGCGTATCGACGCCAGCATCCTCGGCCCGCGCTCCGCCAGCAGCGAGCTGGCCGACCTGGTGCTCGCCGCCTGGAGTGCCGAGCGCCCCGGCGAAGCCGTCGTGAGCCGGCACCTGGGTGCCGAGCCGCTGCCCGCCGACGCCTGGGCGACCGCGGTCGGCGCCGGATACACGCCGGAGGACCAGCGCAGCGACGCGCAGCGCTCGGCCGTCGCGCTCGCCGCCGGCCTGACCGCCGAACTGCGCGCCGCAGACCACGTCGTGATCGCCGCGCCGCTCTACAACTTCGGCGTCTCGCAGCACCTCAAGATCTGGCTGGACCTGGCCATCGCCGGCGGCGCCAAGGGCGAGAAGCTGCTCGACGGCAAGCCGGTCGTGCTGGTCACCACCCGCGGCGGCGCATACGGCGCGGGCACCCCGCGCGAGGGCTGGGACCACAGCACGGACTTCCTGCGCCGGATCCTCGCCGACGTGTGGGGCGCCGAGCTGACCGTGGTCGAGCGCGAGTTCACCCTGGTCGGGGTCAACCCGGCGCTGGACGCGTTCACCGAGACCGCCGCGCTGATGAAGAAGGAAGCCCACGAGCAGGCCACCGCGGCCGGGTCGGCGCTCGCGGGTCGCTGAGGGCGGTCGGTCAGAAGCCGGGGAAGACGGCGCGCAGCTCGTCGAGCGAGACGTTGCCGGTGACCTCGACGCCGGGCGGGGTGTGCTTCGGGGTCAGCCGCCCGGCGAGCAGCCGCACCGCGGACTCCACCGGCCCGGCGAAGGTCGCGGTCGCCGGCAGGGCTTCGGCGGTCAGCCGGATCCGGTCGTCGACGACGATGCGGTAGGGCGTCCCGCTGATCTCGATCACGGCGTGCTCGCGTACCGCTTCCGGCTTGGCGATGAA belongs to Amorphoplanes digitatis and includes:
- a CDS encoding MarR family winged helix-turn-helix transcriptional regulator: MSDDTPWLSADELQAWLHLAGVLTALPATIDAQLKRDACVNFFEYSILSGLSVRPGRAMQMAVLAQLANGSPSRLSHAVSRLERAGWVERRQCPGDPRAVEAVLTDAGMARVARIAPAHVREVRRTVVDVLTAEELDQLRNTCQKLLTVTAPEVLETIDENRR
- a CDS encoding FMN-dependent NADH-azoreductase is translated as MTLLRIDASILGPRSASSELADLVLAAWSAERPGEAVVSRHLGAEPLPADAWATAVGAGYTPEDQRSDAQRSAVALAAGLTAELRAADHVVIAAPLYNFGVSQHLKIWLDLAIAGGAKGEKLLDGKPVVLVTTRGGAYGAGTPREGWDHSTDFLRRILADVWGAELTVVEREFTLVGVNPALDAFTETAALMKKEAHEQATAAGSALAGR